A genomic window from Macaca mulatta isolate MMU2019108-1 chromosome 19, T2T-MMU8v2.0, whole genome shotgun sequence includes:
- the SYT3 gene encoding synaptotagmin-3 isoform X2, translating to MSGDYEDDLCRRALVLVSDLCARIRDADTSNRCQEFSDRIRGYPRGPDADISVSLLSVIVTFCGIVLLGVSLFVSWKLCWVPWRDKGGSAVGGGPLRKDLGPGVGLAGLVGGGGHHLGAGLGGHPLLGGPHHHAHTTHHPPFAELLEPGSLGGSDTPEPSYLDMDSYPEAAAAAVAAGVKPSQTSPELPSEGGAGSGLLLLPPSGGGLPSAQSHQQVTSLAPTTRYPALPRPLTQQTLTSQPDPNSEERPPALPLPLPGGEEKAKLIGQIKPELYQGTGPGGRRGGGAPGSGEAGTGAPCGRISFALRYLYGSDQLVVRILQALDLPAKDSNGFSDPYVKIYLLPDRKKKFQTKVHRKTLNPIFNETFQFSVPLAELAQRKLHFSVYDFDRFSRHDLIGQVVLDNLLELAEQPPDRPLWRDIMEGGSEKADLGELNFSLCYLPTAGRLTVTIIKASNLKAMDLTGFSDPYVKASLISEGRRLKKRKTSIKKNTLNPTYNEALVFDVAPESVENVGLSIAVVDYDCIGHNEVIGVCRVGPDAADPHGREHWAEMLANPRKPVEHWHQLVEEKTLTSFTKGSKGLSEKENSE from the exons ATGTCAGGAGACTACGAGGATGACCTCTGCCGGCGGGCACTCGTCCTGGTCTCAGACCTCTGTGCACGGATCCGAGATGCTGACACCAGCAACAGGTGCCAGGAGTTCAGTGACCGAATCCGAGGCTATCCCCGGGGTCCAGATGCAG ACATCTCCGTGAGCCTGCTGTCGGTCATCGTGACATTCTGTGGCATTGTCCTTCTGGGTGTCTCTCTCTTCGTGTCCTGGAAGTTGTGCTGGGTGCCCTGGCGGGACAAGGGAGGCTCGGCAGTAGGTGGTGGCCCCCTGCGCAAAGACCTAGGCCCTGGTGTTGGGCTGGCAGGCCTGGTAGGCGGCGGCGGGCACCACCTCGGTGCTGGCCTGGGTGGCCATCCTCTGCTGGgcggcccacaccaccatgcccacacCACCCACCATCCACCCTTTGCTGAGCTGCTGGAGCCAGGCAGCCTGGGGGGTTCTGACACCCCTGAGCCCTCCTACTTGGACATGGACTCGTATCCAGAGGCTGCAGCAGCTGCAGTGGCCGCTGGGGTCAAACCGAGCCAAACATCCCCTGAGCTGCCCTCCGAGGGGGGAGCAGGCTCTGGGTTGCTCCTGCTGCCCCCCAGTGGTGGGGGCTTGCCCAGCGCCCAGTCACATCAGCAGGTCACAAGcctggcacccaccaccag GTACCCAGCCCTGCCCCGACCCCTCACCCAGCAGACTCTGACCTCCCAGCCGGACCCCAACAGTGAGGAGCGGCCACCCGCCCTGCCCTTACCCCTGCCTGGCGGCGAGGAAAAAGCCAAACTCATTGGGCAGATTAAGCCCGAGCTGTACCAGGGGACTGGCCCTGGTGGCCGGCGGGGTGGGGGGGCCCCAGGCTCCGGAGAAGCAGGCACAGGGGCACCCTGTGGCCGCATCAGCTTCGCCCTGCGGTACCTCTATGGCTCAGACCAGCTGGTGGTGAGGATCCTGCAGGCCCTGGACCTCCCTGCCAAGGATTCCAACGGCTTCTCAGACCCCTACGTCAAGATCTACCTGCTGCCTGACCGAAAGAAAAAATTTCAGACCAAG GTGCACAGGAAGACCCTGAACCCCATCTTCAATGAGACGTTTCAATTCTCGGTGCCCCTGGCCGAGCTGGCCCAACGCAAACTGCACTTCAGCGTCTATGACTTTGACCGCTTCTCGCGGCACGACCTCATCGGCCAGGTGGTGCTGGACAACCTCCTGGAGCTGGCCGAGCAGCCCCCTGACCGCCCGCTCTGGAGGGACATCATGGAGGGCGGCTCG GAAAAGGCAGATCTTGGGGAGCTCAACTTCTCACTCTGCTACCTCCCCACGGCCGGGCGCCTCACCGTGACCATCATCAAAGCCTCTAACCTCAAAGCGATGGACCTCACTGGCTTCTCAG ACCCCTACGTGAAGGCCTCTCTGATCAGTGAGGGGCGGCGTCTGAAGAAGCGGAAAACCTCCATCAAGAAGAACACGCTGAACCCCACGTACAATGAGGCGCTGGTGTTCGACGTGGCCCCCGAGAGCGTGGAGAACGTGGGGCTCAGCATCGCCGTGGTGGACTACGACTG CATCGGGCACAACGAGGTGATCGGCGTGTGCCGCGTGGGCCCCGACGCTGCCGACCCGCACGGCCGCGAGCACTGGGCGGAGATGCTGGCCAACCCCCGCAAGCCCGTGGAGCACTGGCATCAGCTAGTGGAG GAAAAGACTTTGACCAGCTTCACAAAAGGCAGCAAAGGACTATCAGAGAAAGAGAACTCTGAGTGA
- the SYT3 gene encoding synaptotagmin-3 isoform X1: MSSFRSGRALPDRPPLSSFVMHPPAVSCGVLLTVSLRTTALIFVSSSVHPFICAFSLVPSLPFSISSSLFICPYSLSSTPFTPISVPLTYPVPVTISIPNFCPLVCPLLIPFPCPSLSSTCHLVLLPQISIPNPSAPNLCPLCPSFLCSVSPSTLISTPAHPALPFCFPSAPLPHPSHAQDQTATMSGDYEDDLCRRALVLVSDLCARIRDADTSNRCQEFSDRIRGYPRGPDADISVSLLSVIVTFCGIVLLGVSLFVSWKLCWVPWRDKGGSAVGGGPLRKDLGPGVGLAGLVGGGGHHLGAGLGGHPLLGGPHHHAHTTHHPPFAELLEPGSLGGSDTPEPSYLDMDSYPEAAAAAVAAGVKPSQTSPELPSEGGAGSGLLLLPPSGGGLPSAQSHQQVTSLAPTTRYPALPRPLTQQTLTSQPDPNSEERPPALPLPLPGGEEKAKLIGQIKPELYQGTGPGGRRGGGAPGSGEAGTGAPCGRISFALRYLYGSDQLVVRILQALDLPAKDSNGFSDPYVKIYLLPDRKKKFQTKVHRKTLNPIFNETFQFSVPLAELAQRKLHFSVYDFDRFSRHDLIGQVVLDNLLELAEQPPDRPLWRDIMEGGSEKADLGELNFSLCYLPTAGRLTVTIIKASNLKAMDLTGFSDPYVKASLISEGRRLKKRKTSIKKNTLNPTYNEALVFDVAPESVENVGLSIAVVDYDCIGHNEVIGVCRVGPDAADPHGREHWAEMLANPRKPVEHWHQLVEEKTLTSFTKGSKGLSEKENSE; encoded by the exons ATGTCATCCTTCAGGTCTGGGAGAGCCCTCCCTGACCGTCCCCCTCTGAGTTCCTTTGTGATGCATCCTCCGGCTGTGTCCTGTGGAGTGCTTCTGACAGTCAGTCTGAGAACGACag CCCTaatctttgtttcctcatctgtccatCCCTTTATTTGTGCATTCTCATTAGTCCCTTCACTGCCCttctccatctcttcctccttGTTCATTTGTCCCTATTCTTTGTCCTCTACTCCATTCACACCCATCTCTGTCCCCTTGACGTACCCAGTCCCTGTTACTATCTCCATCCCTAATTTCTGCCCTCTTGTCTGTCCACTCCTAATTCCTTTTCCTTGTCCATCCCTCTCTAGTACCTGTCACCTTGTCCTTCTTCCTCAAATCTCCATCCCTAATCCATCTGCCCCTAATCTCTGTCCCCTTTGCCCATCCTTCCTTTGCTCGGTGTCTCCTTCCACCCTTATCTCCACACCTGCCCACCCTGCTCTCCCATTCTGTTTCCCATCTGCACCCTTGCCCCATCCCTCCCACGCACAGGACCAGACGGCCACCATGTCAGGAGACTACGAGGATGACCTCTGCCGGCGGGCACTCGTCCTGGTCTCAGACCTCTGTGCACGGATCCGAGATGCTGACACCAGCAACAGGTGCCAGGAGTTCAGTGACCGAATCCGAGGCTATCCCCGGGGTCCAGATGCAG ACATCTCCGTGAGCCTGCTGTCGGTCATCGTGACATTCTGTGGCATTGTCCTTCTGGGTGTCTCTCTCTTCGTGTCCTGGAAGTTGTGCTGGGTGCCCTGGCGGGACAAGGGAGGCTCGGCAGTAGGTGGTGGCCCCCTGCGCAAAGACCTAGGCCCTGGTGTTGGGCTGGCAGGCCTGGTAGGCGGCGGCGGGCACCACCTCGGTGCTGGCCTGGGTGGCCATCCTCTGCTGGgcggcccacaccaccatgcccacacCACCCACCATCCACCCTTTGCTGAGCTGCTGGAGCCAGGCAGCCTGGGGGGTTCTGACACCCCTGAGCCCTCCTACTTGGACATGGACTCGTATCCAGAGGCTGCAGCAGCTGCAGTGGCCGCTGGGGTCAAACCGAGCCAAACATCCCCTGAGCTGCCCTCCGAGGGGGGAGCAGGCTCTGGGTTGCTCCTGCTGCCCCCCAGTGGTGGGGGCTTGCCCAGCGCCCAGTCACATCAGCAGGTCACAAGcctggcacccaccaccag GTACCCAGCCCTGCCCCGACCCCTCACCCAGCAGACTCTGACCTCCCAGCCGGACCCCAACAGTGAGGAGCGGCCACCCGCCCTGCCCTTACCCCTGCCTGGCGGCGAGGAAAAAGCCAAACTCATTGGGCAGATTAAGCCCGAGCTGTACCAGGGGACTGGCCCTGGTGGCCGGCGGGGTGGGGGGGCCCCAGGCTCCGGAGAAGCAGGCACAGGGGCACCCTGTGGCCGCATCAGCTTCGCCCTGCGGTACCTCTATGGCTCAGACCAGCTGGTGGTGAGGATCCTGCAGGCCCTGGACCTCCCTGCCAAGGATTCCAACGGCTTCTCAGACCCCTACGTCAAGATCTACCTGCTGCCTGACCGAAAGAAAAAATTTCAGACCAAG GTGCACAGGAAGACCCTGAACCCCATCTTCAATGAGACGTTTCAATTCTCGGTGCCCCTGGCCGAGCTGGCCCAACGCAAACTGCACTTCAGCGTCTATGACTTTGACCGCTTCTCGCGGCACGACCTCATCGGCCAGGTGGTGCTGGACAACCTCCTGGAGCTGGCCGAGCAGCCCCCTGACCGCCCGCTCTGGAGGGACATCATGGAGGGCGGCTCG GAAAAGGCAGATCTTGGGGAGCTCAACTTCTCACTCTGCTACCTCCCCACGGCCGGGCGCCTCACCGTGACCATCATCAAAGCCTCTAACCTCAAAGCGATGGACCTCACTGGCTTCTCAG ACCCCTACGTGAAGGCCTCTCTGATCAGTGAGGGGCGGCGTCTGAAGAAGCGGAAAACCTCCATCAAGAAGAACACGCTGAACCCCACGTACAATGAGGCGCTGGTGTTCGACGTGGCCCCCGAGAGCGTGGAGAACGTGGGGCTCAGCATCGCCGTGGTGGACTACGACTG CATCGGGCACAACGAGGTGATCGGCGTGTGCCGCGTGGGCCCCGACGCTGCCGACCCGCACGGCCGCGAGCACTGGGCGGAGATGCTGGCCAACCCCCGCAAGCCCGTGGAGCACTGGCATCAGCTAGTGGAG GAAAAGACTTTGACCAGCTTCACAAAAGGCAGCAAAGGACTATCAGAGAAAGAGAACTCTGAGTGA